Proteins encoded within one genomic window of Triticum aestivum cultivar Chinese Spring chromosome 2D, IWGSC CS RefSeq v2.1, whole genome shotgun sequence:
- the LOC123050115 gene encoding BTB/POZ and MATH domain-containing protein 2, which translates to MANSSSTSPEITSRCVTVREHTGTLNLEVTDYLGLVGIGVGEPLTSSVLEVGGYKWMISFYPDGVENFHGHAAAFVHCYFDSKDADVTAKFTLSILEKRSQVNVASFDSMKRVFSPRDYKTWGHHGFVDKAKLGWLSQLGDGCFTVRCVLTVVTDTDESPPLQLPTVPSLLSSQLESMLEDGRGADVTFLVGSQEFRGHRSFLAARSPVFGAQFYGPMAEKDDMPRVKVIDVEPDIFQMMLHYIYKDSLPLPPADDEGGYSVAAMQHLMVAADMYGLERLKLMCEDELCKIMDASTVMSTYALANQHHCNRLKDACVEFMSSKEVLAAILETNEHFMTRCRPLPLEGNHEEEEVDHSRKFKRTRTK; encoded by the coding sequence ATGGCTAACAGCAGCTCGACCTCACCGGAGATCACGTCGAGATGTGTCACGGTCAGGGAGCACACCGGTACGCTCAATTTGGAGGTGACCGATTATCTGGGGCTCGTTGGCATCGGTGTCGGCGAGCCCCTTACTTCGTCCGTCCTCGAAGTCGGCGGCTACAAGTGGATGATCAGCTTCTACCCAGACGGAGTCGAGAACTTTCATGGCCACGCTGCAGCGTTTGTGCACTGTTACTTTGACAGCAAAGACGCGGATGTGACCGCCAAGTTCACGCTGAGCATCCTAGAGAAAAGGAGCCAGGTAAACGTAGCCAGCTTCGATTCGATGAAGCGCGTCTTCTCTCCGCGCGATTACAAGACATGGGGCCATCACGGATTCGTGGACAAGGCCAAGCTGGGATGGCTGTCGCAACTGGGGGACGGCTGCTTCACGGTACGGTGTGTCCTCACCGTCGTCACGGACACGGACGAGTCACCGCCTCTGCAGCTGCCCACAGTGCCCAGCCTACTCTCCAGCCAACTCGAGAGCATGCTCGAGGACGGGAGAGGCGCCGACGTCACGTTCCTCGTGGGTAGCCAGGAGTTCCGCGGGCACAGGTCCTTTCTGGCCGCGCGGTCGCCGGTCTTCGGAGCTCAGTTCTATGGCCCCATGGCGGAGAAGGACGACATGCCGCGCGTCAAGGTCATCGACGTTGAGCCGGACATCTTCCAGATGATGCTTCACTACATCTACAAAGACTCGCTGCCGCTGCCACCCGCCGACGACGAAGGAGGCTACAGCGTCGCGGCGATGCAGCACCTGATGGTCGCGGCAGACATGTATGGGCTGGAGAGGCTGAAGCTCATGTGTGAAGATGAGCTGTGCAAAATTATGGATGCATCGACCGTTATGAGCACGTACGCGCTCGCGAATCAGCACCACTGTAATCGACTCAAGGATGCGTGCGTGGAATTTATGTCGTCCAAAGAAGTGTTGGCCGCCATCCTCGAGACCAATGAGCACTTCATGACACGTTGCCGACCACTGCCACTGGAGGGGAATCATGAAGAGGAAGAAGTTGACCACAGCAGGAAATTCAAAAGGACTCGTACAAAATAG